The sequence CCACGACAATGATTTGTTTCATAAAAAAGAACCTTTAGGTATGGAAACTCCAGAGTTTTAGCATGACGTATTGTACCAGTAGCCATCGGACGCATGACGCAATCGATAGTATCTTCAGCCTATGCCCCGCACCGTATTTTCCGCTGTTTTACCGAAAAACCGACTAATAATGGGGCATTTTAACGATGAGTGCGCAAAAAAGCAACAGCTATACTGGTGCCGGTTTCATTCCATACAACGACGGATTTTTTTTCAACTGTTTTTTACCCACAAAAGATTAAAAAGTTCATTGACCTGGTTTTGTCCTTCCGATATGCTTTTTTAATGAGAATGATTGTACATTAATATCAACTTCTTATTTCTTTCTTTTGTTGGCACATAAAAATTTAAGATAAGTTCAAATGAACTGCAAGCATTCTCTTTTAACTACTTTAAATTTTAAATGGTTTCAATTTTAAGCGTCTATGCATTTCGGTTACACTCATAAAGAAAAGAAACTTGCAGACGAAAGGAGGTAAACATGCCGAGAGGAGACGGAACAGGGCCGAAAGGCCAAGGCCCCGGTACAGGCAGAGGCGGAAGGCAAAGCGGAGGAGGCCGCGGTCGAGGCGGTGGATTCGGCGCAGGTCCCGGTGGAGACTGTGTTTGTCCTAAATGTGGGCAAAGAGTGCCCCATCAGTTGGGAGTTTCATGTTTTGATTTAAAGTGTCCTAAATGTGGGGCCGCCATGATACGGGAATAGGTTATATTCTGGATAGTTGCATTGCCCGTGGAAAAGGAGGAACAGGCAATGCAATGAAGCGCAGGAGATTTAACGTGACAATTTGAATTTTGTCAAAATTGTGTAGGATATTTTTTTACTCGATCATCAAGTGTTACGAAAAAACTATATCGGCTACAAATAGAAACAAAGGTAAGATAATGAAGGAAGCCTTGCTTTATGAATCTCTTGAGGGGAACAGAGTTCGCTGCAATCTTTGTAACCATCGGTGTAAGATCCAAAAGGGTAAAAGGGGGATTTGCAGCGTTAGGGAAAATCGGGATGGAAAGCTTTACAGTCTTGCATACGGCAAGATTATTGCCGAGCATATTGATCCCATAGAGAAAAAACCTTTATTTAATTTTTTGCCGGGTTCAAAGGCATTTTCTATCGGAACCGTGGGTTGTAATTTCCGCTGTAAGCATTGCCAGAACTTTGATATATCTCAATACGCTCAGGAACATAAGGGGCAGATCCTCGGCCAGGATCGCACACCCGAACAAATTGTCGCAGCCACAAAAGCCGCTGGTTGTGAAACTATTGCATATACATACACTGAGCCGACGATATTTTTTGAATTTGCTTATGATACGGCCATACTGGCTCAAGAAGAAGGAATAAAAAACGTATTTGTAAGCAATGGTTATATGAGCAGCGAAGCTGCATACCAAATTGCGCCATATCTGGATGCTATTAACATCGATATTAAGGCCTTTACCGACAAGTTTTACAAGGAGATCTGCAGTGCCCGCCTCAAGCCCGTTTTAGAAACGATCCGGCTGATGAAAAAGTTGGGCGTGTGGGTTGAGGCCACAACGCTCATCATTCCTGGTCTAAATGATAAAGAGGACGAACTGCGGGATATCGCGCGTTTTATAAAAAGCGTCGGCACCGAAGTGCCTTGGCACGTCACCCAGTTTTATCCCACCTATAAGCTTATGGATCGGCCATTTACCCCGGTGGGCACGCTCCGCCGCGCTCGTGAAATCGGCATGGAAGAAGGGCTCCGCTATGTATATGAGGGTAATGTCCCGGGTGAAGCCGGTGAGAATACTTACTGCCATGACTGTGGGACCGTAGTTATTGAACGCTCTGGTTTTGGATTCACACAAAATTATTTGCAAGATGGAAAATGCCCTGAGTGTGGGACGAAAATTGATGGTGTGGGTTTGTGACGGAGATAGCGCTGTGTGAAAACCCCCTGTCGCCCGACACCAGCCGGTGAGTTCCCCGTAAGGTGCGACACAAGGGCACACTAATATTAGTCAAATTCAAATGTTCTTTTTGGAGAAAGAAGGGAGATCCATGGACGAAAAAAAAATAACTCCGGATTTTCAAGTCAGTCTTTTCACCCGCATGGTTTTGATCCGAAAGTTCGAAGAAAAAATTGTGGCCCTCTGCCGGGAATCATACCAACTACCGGGCATGCAGATTTTGGCCAACGGCCAGGAAGCTGTGGCCACAGGTGTCGTATCAGCTCTTGAGTCGGAGGACATCATCGTCAGTAATCACCGCAGTCACGGACATCTTTTGGCCAGAGGCGCCGACTTAAATTCGCTGATGGCCGAAATCATGGCCAAAGCAGACGGCGTCAACTGTGGCAAGGCGGGCACCTTGCACCTGACCATGCCTGAGATCAATGCCCTGATGACCTCCACAGTGGTTGGCGCCGGGCCGCCTCTGGCCGTTGGGGCTGCCTTTGCCCAGCAATATCAAGCGCTGAACGGTGTGACCGTCGTGTTCTTCGGTGATGGCGCAGCGGCTGAAGGCAGCGTCCATGAAGCAATGAATTTGTCCGGCATCTGGAAACTGCCGATTCTGTTCGTCTGCGAAAATAACGGCTGGGCCGGTGCCCAGCGGCCTGAAGAGCATTCCGCCGTACGTCAAATCCACAAGCGGGCCCAAGGATACGGCATGCCCGGTCATAGTGTGGACGGCAACGACGTCGAGGCGGTTTACCACCTGAGCCTTGAATTGCTCGAACACTGCCGCTCAGGAAAAGGACCGGCGTTTATGGAAACCCTGACCTACCGAATGCGTGGACATGGCGAACAGGACCATCAGCATTATGTGAATCCGGAGGAACTGGAGGCGTGGGCGCTCAAGTGCCCTATAATAGGGTATCGCCAAGCGCTTCTCAACGCAGGAATTCTGAATCACGCCCAAATTCAACGCATCGAACAGGATGCCGAAGCTCGCGTAGCAGCGGCTGTGGCCTTTGGAGATGCCAGCCCGTATCCTGAATCTGATACCGCCCTGACAGATGTGTTCGTCCAGGCGTTCAATAGTTGAGAGGAGTTCTACCATGAGTCAAAAAACGTTTGGAAATGCAATAAATGAGGCTTTATCCACTGCCATGGATATGGATGACACCGTATTTATCGCCGGCGAAGGGGTGGGCGTGTCCATCCACCTGGACCCCAACATGCCAACCCACGGTCTTCTGGATAAATTTGGACGACGCCGGGTGAAAGACACGCCGGTCAGTGAGGCGGCCATTGCCGGGCTGGCCGTGGGGGCCTCCTGCATGGGGATGCGGCCGGTTGTGGAGATCATGTTTTTCCCGTTCATTACCCTGGCCAGCGACATGATAGTCAACCACGCGGGGAAATTGCGTTACATGAGCGGCGGTAAATCCAGCTTTCCATTGACCGTGCGGGTCAAAGCCGGTGTCGGATTCGGCGCCGGCAGTCAGCACTCTCACAATCTGGAAGCGTGGATCGCCCACAGCCCTGGCTTGAAAATCGTCTGGCCGGCAACTGTAGAAGATGCCAAGGGACTTCTTCTCAGTGCTATCTTTGACCCGGACCCGGTCATCGTCGTGGAAGACATGATGCTTTACCGGATGAAAGGAGAGGTGCCGGAGGCCGACGTCCGCACTCCCCTGGGCAAGGCCCG comes from uncultured Desulfobacter sp. and encodes:
- the amrS gene encoding AmmeMemoRadiSam system radical SAM enzyme — its product is MKEALLYESLEGNRVRCNLCNHRCKIQKGKRGICSVRENRDGKLYSLAYGKIIAEHIDPIEKKPLFNFLPGSKAFSIGTVGCNFRCKHCQNFDISQYAQEHKGQILGQDRTPEQIVAATKAAGCETIAYTYTEPTIFFEFAYDTAILAQEEGIKNVFVSNGYMSSEAAYQIAPYLDAINIDIKAFTDKFYKEICSARLKPVLETIRLMKKLGVWVEATTLIIPGLNDKEDELRDIARFIKSVGTEVPWHVTQFYPTYKLMDRPFTPVGTLRRAREIGMEEGLRYVYEGNVPGEAGENTYCHDCGTVVIERSGFGFTQNYLQDGKCPECGTKIDGVGL
- a CDS encoding alpha-ketoacid dehydrogenase subunit beta, whose protein sequence is MSQKTFGNAINEALSTAMDMDDTVFIAGEGVGVSIHLDPNMPTHGLLDKFGRRRVKDTPVSEAAIAGLAVGASCMGMRPVVEIMFFPFITLASDMIVNHAGKLRYMSGGKSSFPLTVRVKAGVGFGAGSQHSHNLEAWIAHSPGLKIVWPATVEDAKGLLLSAIFDPDPVIVVEDMMLYRMKGEVPEADVRTPLGKARVAVPGTDCTVIAYGMALYTVMKALDPLIEKGISCEVIDLRSLVPLDKACILESVRKTGRLVVVHEANRFCGFGAELAAMVAEEAFYDLKGPVKRVGAPQIPVPVASSLEKVFIPDPEDVVRAVLETIKK
- a CDS encoding thiamine pyrophosphate-dependent dehydrogenase E1 component subunit alpha is translated as MDEKKITPDFQVSLFTRMVLIRKFEEKIVALCRESYQLPGMQILANGQEAVATGVVSALESEDIIVSNHRSHGHLLARGADLNSLMAEIMAKADGVNCGKAGTLHLTMPEINALMTSTVVGAGPPLAVGAAFAQQYQALNGVTVVFFGDGAAAEGSVHEAMNLSGIWKLPILFVCENNGWAGAQRPEEHSAVRQIHKRAQGYGMPGHSVDGNDVEAVYHLSLELLEHCRSGKGPAFMETLTYRMRGHGEQDHQHYVNPEELEAWALKCPIIGYRQALLNAGILNHAQIQRIEQDAEARVAAAVAFGDASPYPESDTALTDVFVQAFNS